A window of Marispirochaeta aestuarii contains these coding sequences:
- a CDS encoding pyridoxal phosphate-dependent aminotransferase: MRRPIVWDGAGELRYEIREIVRVAHRIAAAGLPVVYENIGDPVQKGEKVPSWIKDIVVSLTQQDTSYCYTDSQGDYATREFLAATVSARGGARIGPEDIYFFNGLGDAVARIFGYLKREARVIGPSPAYSTLSSAEASHSGYEHLTYRLDPDNNWMPDISDIENKVRYNPSIAGILLINPDNPTGAVYPRETITAMIDIARRYDLFVICDETYANIIYNPDHSVPLSEVIDGVPGMALRSISKEYPWPGGRCGWIEVYNQKRDPEFARYITSILDAKRLEVCSTTLPQMSIPRVFSDPRYADHLRSRNAIYEQRALEATEILSSVPGMKVIKPKGAFYITAVFDEGLLTDTQSLPVKNTETGQYLDTILPSVAPDKRFVYYLLASAGICVVPLSGFCCDLPGFRATLLESDDRLRKETWLKIADSVRRYTGA, from the coding sequence TACAAAAGGGAGAAAAGGTCCCTTCCTGGATAAAGGACATAGTGGTCTCCCTGACTCAGCAGGATACATCCTACTGTTACACCGACAGCCAGGGAGATTACGCCACCAGAGAGTTCCTTGCCGCAACGGTTTCTGCCCGCGGCGGCGCCCGGATCGGCCCGGAGGACATATACTTCTTCAACGGCCTCGGCGACGCGGTGGCCCGAATATTCGGGTACCTTAAACGGGAAGCCCGGGTCATAGGCCCGTCGCCGGCCTACTCAACCCTCTCCTCCGCCGAAGCTTCCCATTCGGGGTATGAGCACCTTACCTATCGGCTGGACCCCGACAATAACTGGATGCCCGATATCTCCGACATCGAAAACAAGGTCCGCTACAACCCCTCTATTGCCGGCATTCTGCTTATAAATCCCGATAATCCCACCGGGGCAGTATACCCCAGGGAAACCATCACAGCCATGATAGATATCGCCAGGCGCTACGATCTCTTTGTCATCTGCGACGAAACCTATGCGAACATCATCTACAATCCGGACCACAGTGTACCTTTGAGCGAGGTGATCGACGGTGTCCCCGGAATGGCCCTGCGGAGCATTTCCAAGGAGTACCCCTGGCCCGGCGGACGCTGCGGATGGATCGAGGTCTACAACCAGAAACGGGACCCCGAGTTCGCACGCTATATTACCAGCATTCTCGATGCAAAACGCCTGGAGGTCTGTTCCACAACTTTGCCCCAGATGTCTATTCCCCGGGTTTTTTCCGACCCCCGCTACGCAGATCACCTGAGGTCCCGCAATGCCATCTACGAACAACGGGCCCTGGAAGCTACCGAGATCCTTTCATCTGTTCCGGGAATGAAGGTAATCAAACCGAAAGGCGCCTTTTATATAACAGCAGTCTTCGATGAGGGGCTCCTGACGGACACCCAGAGCCTGCCCGTTAAAAATACCGAAACAGGTCAGTATCTGGATACAATCCTGCCCAGTGTCGCACCGGACAAACGCTTCGTCTACTATCTCCTGGCATCCGCAGGTATCTGCGTTGTTCCCCTCTCGGGTTTCTGCTGTGACCTTCCGGGTTTCAGGGCAACCCTGCTGGAGAGTGACGACCGCCTGCGAAAAGAGACATGGCTGAAAATCGCCGATTCAGTACGCAGGTATACCGGGGCTTGA